Proteins encoded within one genomic window of Panicum virgatum strain AP13 chromosome 1N, P.virgatum_v5, whole genome shotgun sequence:
- the LOC120654196 gene encoding uncharacterized protein LOC120654196, with protein MELEAAAAPALMRRDGRKLARCPRLQLDTKTVTAIEQSTGESVVADTDPAAAQQQGAGAGMRVKIVLSKQQLKQVAAAVAGGGAGGGFALPPALEQLVSVLKRQHAKKQAAADVVAAARRQGRWSPALQSIPEECLY; from the coding sequence ATGGAGCTGGAGGCCGCTGCCGCGCCGGCGTTGATGAGGAGGGACGGCCGGAAGCTGGCGAGGTGCCCGCGGCTGCAGCTGGACACCAAGACGGTCACGGCCATCGAGCAGTCCACGGGGGAGAGCGTCGTCGCCGACACCGACCCCGCGGCCGCCCAGCAGCAGGGCGCGGGGGCCGGGATGCGCGTCAAGATCGTGCTCAGCAAGCAGCAGCTCAAGCAGGTGGCCGCGGCcgtcgcgggcggcggcgccggcggagggttcgcgctgccgccggcgctggagcAGCTCGTCAGCGTGCTCAAGCGGCAGCACGCCAagaagcaggcggcggccgaTGTGGTGGCCGCCGCGAGGCGCCAGGGCCGGTGGTCGCCGGCGCTGCAGAGCATCCCGGAGGAGTGCCTTTATTAG
- the LOC120656747 gene encoding uncharacterized protein LOC120656747 translates to MASRCFFPRDAAADARHQSKAAAAALEQLHHGGRLLSREDVGGAVRVKIVVSKRELKQMVAALGDGAGAVTAAAAAAAAAAATGERHRQRAGAGPGAEQRLQSLRRRSMRRAAEAARRMQASGEWEPGLQSIPEEVY, encoded by the coding sequence atggcgTCCAGGTGCTTCTTCCCCAGGGACGCGGCCGCGGACGCGCGGCACCagtccaaggcggcggcggcggcgctcgagcagCTGCACCACGGCGGCCGCCTCCTGTCCCGGGaggacgtcggcggcgcggtgcgCGTCAAGATCGTCGTCAGCAAGCGCGAGCTCAAGCAGATGGTCGCGGCGCTCGGCGACGGGGCCGGCGCGgtgaccgcggccgcggcggcggcggcggcggcggcggccaccggcgaGCGGCACCGGCAGCGCGCGGGCGCCGGGCCGGGCGCCGAGCAGAGGCTGCAGTCGCTCCGCCGGCGCAGCATGCGGCGggcggccgaggcggcgcgCCGGATGCAGGCGAGCGGGGAGTGGGAGCCCGGCCTGCAGAGCATCCCCGAGGAGGTCTACTga